The following coding sequences lie in one Crassostrea angulata isolate pt1a10 chromosome 10, ASM2561291v2, whole genome shotgun sequence genomic window:
- the LOC128164656 gene encoding uncharacterized protein LOC128164656, translated as MECKQGRVKNIKNPLKRLSLATGISENTLKRKVMQDPVDMVVEDLQVPAPKKKPGPDRKLDDFDADLVKRTIHDMQLKGQYVSLRQLSDVLVEKEVRLFKSSLGRLVKDLGFR; from the exons ATGGAATGCAAGCAGGGGAGGGTGAAGAATATCAAAAACCCTTTGAAAAGACTCTCACTCGCAACTG GAATATCTGAGAATACTCTAAAGAGAAAAGTTATGCAAGACCCAGTTGATATGGTGGTGGAGGATTTGCAAGTCCCTGCTCCAAAGAAGAAACCTGGACCCGATAGGAAGCTGGATGACTTCGATGCAGACCTGGTGAAGAGGACCATCCATGACATGCAGTTGAAGGGCCAGTACGTTTCATTGCGCCAACTGTCGGATGTTCTGGTAGAAAAGGAAGTCAGGCTCTTCAAGTCTTCATTGGGGAGACTCGTGAAGGATCTTGGGTTCAGGTAA
- the LOC128164655 gene encoding uncharacterized protein LOC128164655, translated as MRHTYLRSIRKFREEGRPIVYLDETWLNTNHVARGDWVDCPRTSTSAFESHRGGHGRFVPSGKGSRLIIVDAGSSAVGMIPGSALIFESKTGNQDYHDEMNSENFTKWFTEQLLPNLPANSVIVMDNASYHSHLDPESKCPTSSTPKAEIQSWLDRKGIHYAPGMIKAELITLVKQHKPRPKYVIDDLASKAGHTVLRLPPYHCELNPTELVWAELKSFVARSNSTFKKDKVKELFNQARSTYGVEKWRKVESHVIREVEEKLWKLDGVQDEEVAPVVIDLTDSEDSDSDMDTDSGDDENDSDSDESMGFVEESDNEVTCCICGDYNAPGKSRKIVWVECEVCKRWSHRICTKPSLKSGKCVQCWNALYGLNPAPS; from the coding sequence ATGCGACATACTTACCTGAGGTCCATTAGGAAGTTTAGAGAGGAGGGTCGTCCTATTGTGTATTTGGATGAGACTTGGTTGAACACCAATCATGTAGCAAGGGGAGATTGGGTGGACTGTCCTAGGACATCTACCTCTGCCTTTGAGTCACATCGTGGAGGTCATGGGCGTTTTGTCCCATCTGGGAAAGGCTCTCGTCTGATAATTGTGGATGCAGGTTCTTCGGCTGTGGGCATGATCCCGGGATCTGCTCTTATTTTCGAGTCGAAAACAGGCAACCAGGATTATCACGACGAGATGAACTCGGAAAACTTTACGAAGTGGTTCACTGAGCAGTTGCTCCCTAACCTACCGGCTAATTCAGTCATAGTGATGGATAATGCTTCCTATCACAGTCATCTGGATCCTGAGTCTAAGTGTCCGACTTCGTCGACACCGAAGGCCGAGATCCAGTCTTGGCTTGATAGAAAGGGTATCCATTACGCCCCGGGAATGATCAAGGCTGAATTGATCACATTGGTGAAGCAACATAAGCCTCGTCCTAAATATGTTATAGACGATTTGGCTTCAAAGGCAGGTCACACAGTTTTGCGTCTACCTCCCTATCACTGTGAGCTTAATCCTACTGAGTTGGTCTGGGCTGAATTAAAAAGTTTCGTCGCCAGGAGCAATTCCACATTTAAGAAAGATAAAGTGAAGGAACTCTTTAATCAGGCTAGATCAACTTATGGGGTTGAGAAGTGGCGTAAGGTAGAGAGTCACGTGATAAGAGAGGTCGAAGAAAAACTGTGGAAACTCGACGGAGTCCAGGATGAGGAGGTTGCTCCTGTGGTCATAGACTTGACGGACTCGGAAGACAGTGACAGTGACATGGACACAGATTCTGGTGATGACGAAAATGACTCTGACTCTGACGAATCCATGGGCTTCGTTGAGGAGTCTGACAATGAAGTCACTTGTTGCATATGTGGTGATTACAATGCTCCTGGAAAGTCTCGAAAGATTGTTTGGGTTGAGTGTGAGGTGTGTAAGAGGTGGAGTCACCGCATATGTACCAAGCCCTCTCTAAAGTCAGGTAAGTGTGTCCAATGTTGGAACGCTTTGTATGGACTGAATCCAGCTCCTTCATGA